From the genome of Castor canadensis chromosome 4, mCasCan1.hap1v2, whole genome shotgun sequence, one region includes:
- the Sft2d3 gene encoding vesicle transport protein SFT2C yields the protein MADLHRQLQDYLAQAKAGKQADAEPLLAAGTAEEPAAGDGPVGAWLGRSSLRWTWARSSAEPPDAGPACLPTVTRGQRLAAGGGCLLLAALCFGLAALYAPVLLLRARKFALLWSLGSVLALAGGALLRGGAACGRLLRGEEAPSRPALLYAAALGATLYAALGLRSTLLTALGACAQVAALLYALLGLLPWGGGAALRLALGRLGRGAGLANALPV from the coding sequence ATGGCGGACCTTCACCGCCAGCTGCAGGACTACCTGGCGCAGGCGAAAGCGGGAAAGCAGGCTGACGCGGAGCCGCTGCTCGCCGCAGGGACGGCAGAAGAGCCAGCTGCCGGGGACGGCCCGGTGGGAGCATGGCTGGGCCGCTCAAGCCTGCGATGGACGTGGGCGCGGAGTTCCGCAGAGCCGCCGGATGCCGGCCCGGCGTGCCTGCCGACCGTGACGCGCGGGCAGCGGTTGGCGGCAGGCGGCGGGTGTCTCCTGCTGGCCGCGCTCTGCTTCGGCCTGGCAGCACTCTACGCGCCCGTGCTGCTGCTGCGTGCGCGCAAGTTCGCGCTGCTCTGGTCGCTGGGATCGGTTCTGGCGCTGGCGGGCGGCGCGCTGCTGCGGGGCGGCGCGGCGTGCGGACGGCTGCTGCGCGGGGAGGAGGCGCCCTCGCGGCCCGCGCTGCTGTATGCCGCTGCGCTGGGCGCCACGCTGTACGCGGCGCTGGGCCTGCGCAGCACGTTGCTCACGGCGCTGGGCGCCTGCGCGCAGGTGGCCGCGCTGCTCTACGCGCTGCTGGGCCTGTTGCCCTGGGGCGGCGGCGCCGCGCTGCGCCTCGCCCTCGGCCGCCTGGGCCGCGGCGCCGGCCTGGCCAACGCGCTGCCGGTGTGA